The genomic window CACCAGTCATTTGAACGCGCCCCtactaaacgcgcatgatatctcggggctaatgaccaatgtgtcgacctatgcaccagatggagctggtgctttaccaccaaattatGGAATGGGAAATATTAGAGAAGCTGCAAGTGACCGGACGAATACTCCAGGGATCCATAACGAAGCTCCTCGTGGggactcgtgggtggaagtgttaCGGCAGCTGTTCAGGACCTCGCAAGAAgagatgcggagggagatggggtcaatccgaaacaatatggaccagcttaACGCCGCGCTCAAATTTGCGCAGCAGTCCATAAATTTGAATACGAACGCGAATAGAATggaacgtaacccacttccaacagtagtaccaccggtgtaccctgctccgagcagcatagtagtgaaacctcAAGAGTGGAAGATATCGTTCGACGGTACTGGAAGCGTGGCAGATTTTATTTTTAAGCTAAACAccctgtgtgagcgcacacaatgcacggacgaacaaataatggctagtttccacttattcctttctgggcgggccgaagagtggtactggctgttcacgaaacaaaacccaaatgcgacctatgcctttttgtgctattcCCTAAAAAGAGAGTTCGGTACTttaaaaactgaccacgagatcatgatggagatctccatgcggaagcaaaaagcaagtgagtgctatgacgtattCCACACGGACaaaatctccttgaacgcgcgcttaagagaacccatgtcagaGGTATTGCTGATTGATATCataacagtagccttaagctgatgcttttcaacgcggatgtaagaacccttcatgatccacaagtgctgaaagaaagcaagctgttgggagccacttacccagtaCGGCATGCAAACGAAGCCCGTGTGACAACCCCAGACTTGAGGATGGAAAGCGAGGACTGCGaagtggatccgcagatagaggcgctggaatatcgacgcagcaggagaccggactattcaggaatccaatgctggaattgtcaggcaatgggccactcatatatatactgtgaggaacccattaggaatcctttttgttttaaatgtgggtataagggagtacttactcctaaatgccctagggaccatcacaggcagggaaaccagtacccgagcgagaaggcgggggaacctcgttcggcatcatagctcccacaccagccagtgctcgaggcgtcgtcccgtgcactgaaccagagggtggaTCTCTCGCAGATTTCGAGTTGCATGGAGGtgatgagcttccgaggtgcactAGTACCCTGGCGAAAGAATACCCAAATGTAATCGTAACCTTCCCGAACTGTACGGATAATaccaatagttctgaatccgagagtcaaacgtcctcatccgcgatgggcgagccgatcCAAATTCTGCGACgtcagcatagggatgtcgcctgccagacgcatttttcaccaagtctagaagaaagggaacataggtacaaacaaataagaaatggcattttgaacaatacccggtatcagaaaatattttgaagtacagggaaagataccacaggagagtacaggagcgtagactgttGCAAGCCATCAcgttacagaggatgaaaggcctctcgtaaaggcaaaaattaaggatagttttattgtagggttgttggagtCGGGAGCCAACGTTTCCATCTTGGGGAAAAATGGTGTAGAATTCCTAAAAGATAACGGCTACGATTACCAGCCCTTACATGCATTCATATATACCGTgggtggcaacaagcaaaaaatcttaggcttagtatctctaccggtcacacTCAAGAATACCACAAAGGGTGTTCGTTTCTACCTAGTTCCTTCACTTCTtcaagaagcttacttcggggtagatttttggagagcatttgcgttagctcccgaaatattcccaagcgtagaatGCATAGAGGTCGAAGAACCGAATCTCCATCAATTGTCATCAGCCCGAAAAAttgaattgcaaaaggtcatagagacgtttccttcgtacgagaagttaggcctggggcaaactaaattagtggaacatcacattgacaccggtgatgccgttcctataaaaagcaaacatttccctctttcgccaccgaggaaAGTGGAAGCTTTTAGCGAATTAGACAGGGTACTCGAattgggagttatagaagaatcaaactctccgtggtgtagcCCTGTGGTACTGGTcgggaaaccaggtaaagttaggctgtgcatagattccaggaaggtcaacgcggtgactaagaaggactcataccctctgcctcatatcaacggcttattgagcagactgaaagatatacattttattagtggcattgatctgaaggacgcgttcttccagatcgaattgacagagtcctccaaggaaaaaacagcattcgcagttccggggaggcctctgtaccacttcaaggtaatgccatttggtctgtgcaatgaaCCGCAAACTATGAGTagactgatggacaaggcaatcccttcgcgtctacGGGAGaatgtctttgtctacctggacgaccttaTGGTATGCATTACGAACTTTGAAGACCACCAGaagttgctggcggaagtggcaaaaTGTTTGAccgacgcaggtctgacaataaacgtaaagAAGAGCAAATTTTGCCAGAAAGAAATTCGTTACTTAGGGtacctgataggcagcgggtgcttGAAAGTGGATCCAGGGAAAATAGAAGCTATGCAAAagattactaaaaatattttcatttttttttttgataataaaaaaataactaatataataagaataaatttaaaatataacaagtatatttgttataagtagataactctacacaagcttacctctgaagctatagaggccttcgaaaaactaaaagtagccttgagttccgctcctgtctttgccaaccagacttttccaaagaatttgtaatacaatgcgacgcttccaaaataggtgttggcggagtgtgttccaggtcgatgatgagagcactgagcatccaatcgcgttcgtgtcgaaaaagctgaataatgctcaacgcaattatacagtaaccgagctggaatgtctcgccgccataatcagcgtgaagcatttccgaccctatgttgaaggattaccgtttcggattatcacggaccactccagccTCAAGTGGCTGATgacgcaaaaggacttgagcgggaggttggcgaggtggtcacttctgctgcaaagatacgattttaaaatggaacatcgtaaaggcaccctgaatgtagtacccgatgcgctttcgcggtttgatgccgatgagttggctttcactaccacacccggggaaatagatttagtctctcccgagtTTAGCAGCCACGAATATCTAGATTTGAttaggaccgtcaccgaaaacgaggagtcccttccggacttacgagtggtggatggtgtaattttcaaaagagttaaatttcgtaaggggatggaaggggaagaagactcgctgtggcgtttgtggttgccaaaagggttgactgaggaataagtaagattagcacatgacgctaagcggagttaccatggcgggtggcagaaaaccttagaacgtgttaggcagaagtacttctggccacagcaggctaaggacgtcagggactacgtccagcgttgtgacacttgCAAGGCAGTAAACCCCACTAATcaacagtcgagaccacctatagggaacacctttgcatccgagaggccatttcagcgattatattgcgatttcctagggccgtatccgagatctaagcggcgaaatcaatttatttttatagtactagaccatctttcaaaatacgtttggctaaagcccatgcagagagccaccgctgttaacgttataaattacttcgctacagaaatttttccagctgtaggggtccctgaatttattcatagtgacaatggtaaacagtttatctccaagaaaattaaccaatttttagtaaattacggggtgacgcacgtgaggccggggttatattctcctcaagcgaacgcatccgagcgcgttaatagagaaatcgTTTCAAAGATtagaattttcctgaaggataaaccagaccataccgattgggataagcatatacccgagattttatcagttttgagaagtgattttcatacagcgattcagtgctctccttattttgcattatatggccaaaatatggtccaacatgcctcagcgtaaaatattttagagaaactcggcagccttcgggaagaccaggttccGATAGTGAGCAGAacggacaagttgactaatattcgcgaACAGATCCATAGAAATTTAGATCAAGCCAAGGATAGGATAAACACCTATAataagcgctctaggcaagtcaactacaggGAAGGCCaagaagttttccggaaaaactttgccttaggtaacttcaaacagggcattaatgccaaattcttggcaaaataccttaagtgtcgcgtgctccgaaaaataggcaatgcattgtatgatctcgaggacctaaacagGAAATtaataggtcgcttccatgcttcggatattcgtccgcaataaACCAACAAGAACGTTTTGCTAAATTCACAACtgcttttttttaatacaaaataaaattttttttacctgtctgggcgttttggcggtcggggacatctcgcccagtattctccccgagcaatgatctcataggatgttcacacgcgtactcaccgagaaccgtgaacagcctgaCAGTCCAcgcttgggttggactagcctttcggagtttggacgagttctccttatccaccatattttttttcctttctgtgggggcgataaccactagaactatacggagttttgacgagttctccataacaaatgtctaactgCCGCAAAGCcttaaactaagaaacaaaattaattcacaaattgacttgactttttttgatggaccctgttgcccggctagcttcgcggtagaactttgagactcttatcttaggtgtgagtcgtgccccacgttgcttggcaTCGAATGGTACTGGAAGTGGCTTCCCATAAGTGAACCgggttcctgttcgcttcatcgtcaggtcttcaaagcgaagcaggtttgttatggtccacttgggagattcaaccttggaacgtaccagttggctagtgttagggaaaaggtaggattcaccctcactcatgtctgcctggggtggttaaaacaaaattttgttagtttcgtgcgggtggcatcgccaaaaattcccatgacattgacgaattttcaataacacctggcgcaatggtgtaggtggctcatcttattagctgattttattcgtttcattgtactggcatagagattgtcaaaaggagatggcaaacgcaaaatgcaaACGATGCATTAGCAATTACGCCCTGCGTGGTGGTAAAGTTTTACCTAATTCGGCGCTCAACGTTCCCGCAGGACAcaaaagttgcaaagttttacgctttctctacgttccatCCACCTATGATCAATACAAGGGTTTGATAACCGGAACGCGACCGGTATAGTGCTGTAGGGATGAGCCAACGATAACAATGAACCAATCGATAATCgccgccacagttagataactgcgtttttccatcgctgaatggaaaaagaaaaaggaaagaaaaattttgCTTAGCAGCCGGACGGCGTCGTGCGCCATTGTAGCAAAGATCTCTGATCAAGAAAAGTGGTGAAGGACTAAAATAGTGTCGTGGCAAATTGTGGACGAAAATTCcggtttaatttaaaataagtattgaaaaaaataagaaacagTGAAACCACCAAACATCATTAATACACCCAGGTGTACATATAGCTGGAGGAAATGATGAGCGCCGCCCACAAATGCAGATAGTGTACCATTACAAATCGGGCGGTTTACAGCAACACTAAAACAGTCTCCTGTCTTTTTGCGCCGGACTTCCAGAAACTGTCAACTCGTGCTACATAATAAAATCCTGAAAGGCTGAAGAGCGTaagtttacattttaaaattgcCCCCGAAATGAATGAGTGCAATTGGCAATTGTTTAACCTACTTGCAGGACGTGCTAAATTGCCAAACTTCGTGTATATTAATATTAAGCAATAGTATTTGAGAGACATCACGTGTCTCCTCCGCGCGTGCGAGGAGCACGGGGTGTTGGAATATTCCAAACGATTGCCACGCAATATCCCTGATTccccaacttttaaaagaaagaaaaaaaagcgAGGTTTGCCGTTTGGTCATCTTGGCCCTTATCGGTGGTTGGTAAAAGAGAAAACTATtggaatttgtgcacaaatttaaTAATCTAAAAGATGTATTGaatgaaaaacaaaatttattaaaaaagagGTGAGCGTGAAGAATAATAAAGAATTTGATTTTATGGTTTGCATGTTCTCAATTATGTGTTAACTATTGATGACGGGCACAAAACGTTGTGCCAGAGCATAGCGTCGGCAGACAGAAACTGCTtgcatatataaaataaaaatgggtaATAAAAAGCCATCGCAGTAAAAGTGAGCGAAGACTAAAGAGTTTTGCTTTATATATATTAAACACAGAAATCAAGAGAAGCTCATCAACGAATGCGGTCATTGTCCAAAAGTAAAGGATACATGTGTAcccatgcacatacatatatgtatatgctgcTAAAGCGGAATggaataagtgttttaaaagtattgcaAGTTACGGGAGTCTACAATCCCATGAGTTTATATATGTGGTGATGAATTAAGTCGAAAGGTTTTCAATGCATTGTTGGCGTTGATTTTGCAAAGTTTCACAATCCTAACATGGTACAAGTTTTTGGTAATCATTAACCAACTAAATTGCTGGAGATCAATTTTGCTATCAACAGCATTTATATGAGTGGACGCAATAATTCGTTTCGTAACGACCATTGCCAACGCTTCCACAGCTACCACCAACCGCGCCAACATCGCGCGCTGTCACTAACCAAGCCAAAGCCGCGCGCTACTGCTACCACCACCAACCGCGCGAACAACCGCGCGTTAACGCCACATTGCGAGCAACACCGCGCGCAACCACCAGTGATAGCGCCAGCCAACCAAACGCGCAACGACCTCCAATATCGCAACGAAACCGCGCGCTGCCACCATTACTGCGTGCGACACCGCGCGCGACCCCGGCAGCGCCTACCCAACTGcacaacaaccaccagacgtaccacCACCACCAATTTTAGTAACAACAATagcagggccgccgcatataggcctgctgcaaccacCCAGCTGTGACAACTTACCGGCAATGACGTCATAGTACCAACTACCAACAACAACatctaaagcggtgagttcgttccggatacggaaaatattttcaaaacaagAGAATGAAAAATtctgatgaattttttttttactattaaatctataaatttttatctAAGCTTCAAAACTTTACTTTTACCCTGGGTTTGTATCGTCTAGTTCATTTCGGCCCAGACGGGTATAACActtaattttgacaatttttttttccgaaggcATCTGTGGATTTTCTTCAATATAATGTatgtaaaattaagtttttttgggGAGAAAACTTGGAATACTCTTGAAAAGGGATggttaaagaaaaatatatttttgattaacTAACTAACATTAATTGGACTGCAACCCTGCACACTAAAAGATTCTTGAAATTCCAAGTAAATGCTTGGAAACGGTTTGaaattatctaaaattttaggTAATCTTTGGAACTTTTCGAAAGCACGTTCGAAAACGGGTTTCATACTAAGAAAGCTTCTtgaacttcaaaattttttttccggaAATTCTCAATAAAAGATTCCTTTTGTGAATCCTCTAACTTTTCTAAAATATTAGAATTTGTTTATAAAGATTTCGGTATTAAAGAATCTTTCTTTTActaactaaaataaaagaaagaactGATGAAATTTCGAAATCATTACTGTTGAAAATCGTTGACTCTTCACATCTTCAACAGACGTATGTGAGAAtcgaaagagtccttgtaacttTAGCGAACGAGTTGCTTCCAAACGGCTTAATGTTGCCCAAGTCCTATGCTTTCCAATACTCTACCTGGTGTTTTTTTTGCATGGCGATTATGAAAGAATATCGCTAGGGTTACAAGTTTTCTCCCTCCCTAGCTTATAAAACAGCTCATACGAACCACAGCATCAGTTAAATATATAATCAGAGTTTATAGTAGCTTTACTTGAGCTTGTAAGTAAAAACTTTTTAACATAATGTTAACCAAACTCTGATTTGACGAGGTCTTAACAATCAATTGCTAACTTACGTAAAtgataaaaagaaatatatgacagtcttgtttatttagcacaaatttgaatttttaaaagacGTGCCTCTGTAAATATAGTGTGTAGTTAGTCTTAATTTGCTATATTATTTATGTATCTATCGTATTTTGAAACCTTATTAAACCCTGAACAACACTACTTACCAGaattatacaagaaaaaaatagaaaaagaaggaacgtaaggtaaaataaaataaaataaaatagaataataaaaaaaaactaagtagAATTGaactggaataaaataaaattaaattaaacggaACCAAGATAGAATAATATAAGATAAAATacgacaaaattaaattaaatgcaccagaaataaaataaactttaataAAACGACAAAgattacaaataataataataacaataaaagaaaagcaatcACAGTAAACTTAACCTAAATATTCAAGAAAGTataaactacaataaaataaaataacataaaataaaataaaataaaacacaataaaggTAGAATAGGTAGGAAGTTGAGGAAACTTTTAAAGAGGGAGTACAGGTACGCGTCACGATGGTGCACCTACTAATCTAGCGTAAGAAAGAAATAGAAAAACTTAGAGTAGCAATATTCTTAGGATCAGCCTTTGGGTTGTACTCACCGTGGAAAAGAATATCTAATTAAGTCAGATACTCTCACATCTTAAAATGCACTTACCCTTGAGTTTTCTTTTGCTTAGGATTtcccttataataatttttcataagcCTTAGTATAGCTTTAGTTATATAGCATGTAATGCCATGTATATACGGAATAAGTTTTTACTGAAATGTTTTGATAATGAGTGTTGGATAAAATTTGTAttctaaaatgggaatgctggcagtccttttgatttagaaggcactaggtaatacaggtaaggggccaccgaaatacaggtgcgtcggtggccatgtattttgagggtgggctaagcaccgggcgtcgcaacaacacccggggcgcccctctatatattcggcccttttccccttttctttacttttcagcttttttttttgttcttttgattttcagagtttggtaaccggtcgtttccggttcggtaatttttttttgcgtttagttttttgaagtttcttttttttgaattttaaattgttgaatgttgtaacggtctgtccgtgacatccggttcggccggatgttgtctTAATTTGAATTTGTAAGCGTTTTGAATTCGTTCTGcgctttttgtcagtttttttaaaggcataataggaactttttttttgttatggcgcaggacagcaaggttggcaagaacccaacccagccgacatgactagccactgtgcaccacaatatcatgccgactgccttccttgttGCTCCCATaggaaatgcgtttccataacactATGCTactgtttcctacaccgatgagctttgtaataaaataaacagctatctccccaatctctccagttttgtcgcctcgcgaaacctgatattgtcaccaaccaaatcatcggtgaccttatttaaaacatggccgcgctaAATGTCGACCacatgacattaccctaccgactgtctaacaccctaaaatcttgggtgtgactttcgatcaggatctacattttggagagcatgcactagcaattgtaacgaaaatccagagctgtaacaaatatttaatataattcgataaatcgacagtacttggggtaaatataaatagacgtttgcatggtacgcgtctccgatatggtcgccaggcctaaaggttactcactggaagaaagtacaggcctgccaaaatgctgcccccaaaaccgctaatggctgccttcttatgtcctcggaacaccacctgcacaatgaagcaggaaaactcccaataagggaaagaaatgaaatgctaaccaaacagtttctgtagaatacccaaaaacctgggcatcccaacagacatctgattgttgaTCCAACACCGCTTAGGGGCTTAAAGAGTTATTTTCGTAAGTATTATGAGGAAGtaaggcacctgagaactcagccgtatgaagcaaaaaaacaaaagcaggtcctcagtgaactccgcaaacaagcgtcggaccgttatgctaggaattgcccggtaaatccagtactcaaagaacagtacccaaaacttgcggaagaggaccgcatactccccagggaaaagcgagtaactctagctcaacttcgttctggatactgtaacaggttaaactctaacctatccagaatcaacccgacatacaaaatgtaggccccgcttgcaatgtgtccccacatgacaccaaccatctttttaattgtaatgtggaaccaacgcctccaacacccctttcattatgctccaaccctgttgaaacagcaaatttccttggactcccgttagaggatattgatgacaatttttgatcggtcgcacctattacgtggggcgaagcactgctacaacaacaaccatctcgggaacgattaatatcatcactttaaaccttctaagccatcccgcccaccccctatttccacgaggaacttggggtcgccattacacattacactgaacgagtcaacggcgacgttactgatcagtttaacgccttacaggtagttggcaaaagaaacgATTTCACTGACactaattttatagttttttcttccggagttggacacaatcttttcataatattacttaacaatttaagattagaaatttttttcaatttgtattttgacttaccagcaacaacagaatcatgtttaattgtacgccgcacaatcattatagcagcatgtaacgaagctcagtttcttccaaaaattgttcggcaccgccacgtaaaatcaatgtacatgttctagcattaacgcaacctttaaataattataaactataaaattaaattaatgtcaaacccactatcaaaccttggaaaatgttgaaacgttcaccaccaacctgacgttcttcaaagtaatcacattgacccaaaacacttgagtTAATGTCATTatctgtagtcataacagcaccaccaaaagctttcattctacgtttccaatcttcttctggtacatgaacagcacagaacatatcacgatctgcaaaatgctgtgtagcaacatcaccaattggtagtttagaaaacacaacattggcaccttacttagctagtttattgtacaggaggcgacattcagcatcaacaattttctgatactcttggacattggaggtccattgctgtggcagagcatttttccaataaatcacattgttgttcctttgattggagcttcgacatgtacagccatgtcatattttataatgcataattgtaatgctttacgtatagctttaatgatgatacgtacaTGCACGCCTACCTCAACGtatggtttaacttgttttaagatttcacctgcttaaagtactactgaagtggtgccatcgccgacctgataagagaaacatttttattctacacatactAATATGagaaaaaacttacctcagcattttgagatttggcgatgtctactagagttttacggctggattcacaatatccaatagtttcataatggttgccccatcatttgaaattgtggccttaccactggaatcaacaatatgcttgtccatactacgtgaacccaatgtagtgcgtacagcgtccacaattgaatgcgaggcattgatgttggatatgagttgaggtttacctttagagctatcggtacccaaacattttttacacaaatactcttctacacaatacaagttcaggacgttcatatttatcgacacgctgtccggtgtggcccaaatgttggaaatatgcagttggcactgttgagaaataatatggatcaatgaacacaagtaaaagtgaaatattttttttaccatctcttgttactttacacattagacattggaaacgacgaccagcatctacaagttgcatatgagccttgcaacgattacatctaattgcacccaattcgtCAAAATTTACAATgtgtggctcatattcaccctcaaccgtgcgtgccattggtgagacggtaagtataatggacaaagctgttgtttttaataaatcagctgttgcaggtatgcaatacaaagacgacctgcaaagaagaaagatcaatgtaagatcaatgtaattgacaaacaaaacattaatttcgattatcgatacctaacgtaacgtggggaggagttaccctgatcttctaacacatattttgtggtcaccaatggtggttcattagtaataaaagcaccaccagcgctattttgattttcaatgataacgcttatcggatttggcatctgaatgggatctaaacggcgttgggcttgatcatactgttgcggctgttgatatttaccagtaacagatGCAGTTGtatgctaaagaaaataacacaaaaataatcatcagcaaatttgtaaaatcttagttgtattagcatacattataaccaggacgtccggacgtgtccgggtattgggggttgacccggcttgggtggttgactgagcattggcgtctgtccaggttgtgttggtggcatcatttgacccatgtaaccacgtggtgcacctggttgtggtagaggataacctggatgttgaggttgtggtggatagcccggattTTGTGGCATTGGTAGATAGCCAGCttggggaggttgttgctgctgctatcgtggcattgcataacccggttgctgttgtggtatataccttggtataactggatgtggtgtcattgccccacctggtccagttgatgcgggcggcatacctggaggaccatgttTCTCATGGCCACCAAATGGATGGTGCATATGGTGTTGAGGTGCTATTTGACCGGATTGTGACTACATTAGACCAGACT from Eurosta solidaginis isolate ZX-2024a chromosome 3, ASM4086904v1, whole genome shotgun sequence includes these protein-coding regions:
- the LOC137244434 gene encoding protein transport protein Sec24C-like isoform X1, which encodes MPNPISVIIENQNSAGGAFITNEPPLVTTKYVLEDQGNSSPRYVRSSLYCIPATADLLKTTALSIILTVSPMARTVEGEYEPHIVNFDELGAIRCNRCKAHMQLVDAGRRFQCLMCKVTRDVPTAYFQHLGHTGQRVDKYERPELVLCRRVFV